The following are encoded together in the Citrobacter arsenatis genome:
- a CDS encoding FecCD family ABC transporter permease yields the protein MSRRIRCSLWSLALMLVVMTILATGFGALRLPVSLLWRDGDEALRQIWLTIRLPRVLLALVIGGSLSLAGCVMQGLFRNPLADPGLLGISSGAACAVALWVVLPISLPALLMLYAPMLAAFLGALAATVVIFILSQQHDGSLSRLLLVGIAINALCGAAVGVLSWVSNDAQLRQLSLWGMGSLGAAQWSTLLAVTSLAIPTILIIWRLAPALNLLQLGEEEAHYLGVDVRTVQRILLLCSALLVAAAVAVSGVIGFIGLVIPHLMRMWLGSDHRAVIPGSVLAGAFLLLIADTLARTAVAPAEMPVGLLTSLLGAPWFLWLIFRQRGPHG from the coding sequence ATGTCCCGACGTATCCGTTGTTCTTTGTGGTCACTCGCACTCATGTTAGTCGTGATGACAATCCTGGCTACCGGTTTTGGCGCGTTGCGCCTGCCGGTGAGTCTGCTCTGGCGGGATGGCGATGAGGCACTGCGTCAAATCTGGCTCACCATTCGCCTGCCCCGCGTCCTGCTGGCGCTGGTGATTGGCGGCTCTCTGTCACTCGCAGGCTGCGTGATGCAGGGCCTGTTTCGCAATCCGCTGGCAGACCCTGGATTACTGGGGATAAGCAGCGGCGCCGCCTGCGCCGTCGCCCTGTGGGTGGTACTCCCCATCTCTTTGCCCGCGTTGCTGATGCTGTACGCCCCGATGCTGGCCGCTTTTCTCGGTGCCCTGGCGGCGACGGTGGTTATTTTTATCCTCAGCCAGCAGCACGACGGGTCACTCTCACGTCTGCTGCTGGTCGGTATTGCCATCAACGCGCTCTGCGGGGCAGCGGTTGGCGTGCTGTCATGGGTCAGTAATGATGCGCAACTGCGCCAGCTGTCGCTATGGGGAATGGGCAGTCTGGGGGCCGCGCAATGGTCCACGCTGCTGGCGGTTACCTCGCTGGCTATCCCAACGATATTGATAATCTGGCGTCTGGCACCGGCGCTAAACCTGCTGCAGTTGGGTGAGGAGGAGGCGCATTATCTCGGCGTAGATGTGCGTACCGTTCAGCGTATTTTGCTGCTTTGTAGCGCATTGCTGGTTGCCGCAGCCGTGGCGGTAAGCGGCGTGATTGGCTTTATCGGGTTGGTTATCCCGCATCTGATGCGCATGTGGCTCGGTTCAGATCATCGTGCTGTTATTCCAGGTTCCGTGCTGGCGGGCGCATTTTTATTACTGATTGCCGACACGCTGGCCCGTACAGCGGTTGCACCTGCGGAGATGCCGGTCGGTCTGTTGACCAGTCTTCTCGGTGCTCCGTGGTTTTTATGGCTTATTTTTCGTCAGCGAGGACCGCATGGCTGA
- the btuC gene encoding vitamin B12 ABC transporter permease BtuC, which produces MLTFAHQQQRRNVRWILSLSVLMLLATILSLCAGEQWIAPGDWFSARGDLFVWQIRLPRTLAVLLVGAALALSGAVMQALFENPLAEPGLLGVSNGAGVGLIAAVLLGQGKLPGWALGLCAIAGALIITLILLRFARRHLSTSRLLLAGVALGIICSALMTWAIYFSTSFDLRQLMYWMMGGFGGVDWHQAWLMVALIPVLVWICCQSQPMNMLALGETSARQLGLPLWFWRNLLVVATGWMVGVSVALAGAIGFIGLVIPHILRLCGLTDHRVLLPGCALAGAIVLLLADVVARLVLASAELPIGVVTATMGAPVFIWLLLKAAR; this is translated from the coding sequence ATGCTGACTTTCGCCCATCAACAGCAGCGACGAAACGTGCGCTGGATACTGTCACTGTCAGTACTGATGCTACTGGCAACGATCCTAAGCTTGTGCGCAGGAGAACAGTGGATCGCCCCCGGCGACTGGTTTAGCGCCCGCGGCGATCTGTTCGTCTGGCAAATCCGACTTCCCCGTACCCTTGCCGTTTTGCTGGTAGGCGCTGCGTTGGCCTTATCTGGCGCAGTGATGCAAGCTCTCTTTGAAAATCCGCTCGCGGAGCCCGGATTACTGGGGGTGTCTAACGGCGCGGGTGTCGGGCTTATCGCAGCGGTGCTGCTGGGTCAGGGCAAACTCCCCGGCTGGGCGTTGGGCTTATGCGCCATCGCTGGGGCGCTGATTATCACGCTTATTTTGCTACGTTTTGCCCGACGTCATTTGTCTACCAGCCGCCTGTTGTTGGCGGGAGTGGCGCTGGGGATTATCTGTAGTGCGCTGATGACATGGGCCATCTACTTCTCCACCTCCTTTGATTTGCGACAGCTGATGTACTGGATGATGGGGGGCTTTGGTGGCGTAGACTGGCATCAGGCCTGGCTCATGGTGGCGTTGATTCCGGTGCTGGTGTGGATCTGCTGTCAGTCGCAGCCGATGAATATGCTGGCATTAGGAGAGACGTCTGCTCGTCAACTGGGGCTGCCACTATGGTTCTGGCGCAACCTGCTGGTGGTCGCCACTGGCTGGATGGTTGGCGTAAGCGTGGCTCTGGCGGGAGCAATTGGTTTTATCGGGCTTGTTATCCCACATATTCTGCGGCTGTGCGGTTTAACCGATCATCGCGTGTTACTGCCGGGCTGCGCGTTGGCTGGCGCAATCGTATTGCTGTTGGCTGATGTGGTCGCGCGTCTGGTGCTGGCCTCGGCTGAGCTGCCAATCGGCGTGGTGACGGCCACAATGGGCGCACCGGTATTTATCTGGCTATTGTTAAAAGCCGCGCGCTAG
- a CDS encoding glutathione peroxidase, with protein sequence MQNTILDTEVTTIDGKVTSLQPYSGNVLLIVNVASKCGLTPQYEQLENLQKAWHQQGFTVLGFPCNQFLGQEPGSEEEIKTYCSTTWGVTFPMFSKIDVNGEGRHPLYQKLIDAAPTAVAPADSGFYERMASKGRAPLYPDDILWNFEKFLVGRDGQVLQRFSPDMTPEDPILVQTIQKALAN encoded by the coding sequence ATGCAAAACACTATTCTCGATACAGAAGTGACGACCATTGACGGTAAGGTTACCTCATTGCAGCCGTATTCCGGAAATGTGCTGTTAATCGTCAACGTGGCTTCAAAATGCGGACTAACGCCCCAATACGAGCAGCTGGAGAATCTGCAGAAAGCCTGGCATCAGCAGGGCTTCACCGTCCTGGGGTTCCCTTGCAACCAGTTTCTGGGCCAGGAACCGGGCAGTGAAGAGGAAATAAAAACGTATTGCAGTACCACCTGGGGCGTTACCTTCCCGATGTTCAGCAAAATTGACGTCAACGGCGAGGGACGCCATCCGCTGTATCAAAAGCTGATTGATGCTGCGCCAACGGCGGTTGCGCCTGCTGATAGCGGATTCTATGAGCGTATGGCAAGTAAAGGTCGGGCACCGCTGTATCCAGACGATATCCTGTGGAATTTCGAGAAGTTTTTAGTCGGGCGAGATGGTCAGGTATTGCAACGATTTTCACCCGATATGACGCCTGAAGATCCCATCCTGGTGCAAACCATTCAGAAGGCGCTGGCAAACTAA
- the selO gene encoding protein adenylyltransferase SelO codes for MTLSFTTRWRDELPATFTALSPTPLKNARLIWHNDALAEQLAIPESLFDTPSGAGVWGGESLLPGMSPLAQVYSGHQFGVWAGQLGDGRGILLGEQQLADGSTFDWHLKGAGLTPYSRMGDGRAVLRSTIRESLASEAMHYLGIPTTRALSIVTSDTPVYRETVEAGAMLIRVAQSHMRFGHFEHFYYRREPEKVCQLADFAIRHYWPQWQEEADRYQLWFNDVVTRTATLIADWQAVGFSHGVMNTDNMSILGLTMDYGPFGFLDDYVPDFICNHSDNQGRYSFDNQPAAALWNLQRLAQTLSPFIPVEALNDALEGYQLALLTRYGQRMRQKLGFFSEQKDDNELLSELFSLMARERSDYTRTFRMLSQTEQHSAQSPLRDEFIDRAAFDDWFTRYRARLQQDNIADVARQTQMKAANPAMVLRNWLAQRAISQAEQGDYTELHRLHQALRTPFVDRDDDYVSRPPDWGKRLEVSCSS; via the coding sequence ATGACCCTGTCTTTTACCACTCGCTGGCGTGATGAATTACCAGCAACCTTTACAGCTCTTTCACCTACTCCCCTGAAAAACGCGCGCCTGATCTGGCATAACGATGCGCTGGCGGAGCAATTAGCTATTCCTGAGTCGCTATTTGATACCCCGAGCGGAGCAGGCGTTTGGGGTGGCGAATCGCTTCTCCCCGGTATGTCGCCTTTAGCGCAAGTGTATAGCGGGCACCAGTTTGGCGTCTGGGCAGGCCAGCTTGGCGATGGCCGCGGGATCCTGCTTGGCGAACAACAGCTCGCTGATGGCTCAACGTTTGACTGGCACCTGAAAGGCGCCGGGCTTACGCCTTACTCCCGCATGGGTGATGGGCGCGCCGTGCTGCGCTCGACAATTCGCGAAAGTCTGGCCAGCGAGGCGATGCACTACCTGGGCATACCGACCACGCGGGCATTGTCGATTGTTACCAGCGACACGCCGGTGTATCGCGAAACGGTAGAAGCAGGGGCGATGCTCATTCGTGTGGCGCAAAGCCATATGCGTTTTGGCCATTTTGAACACTTCTACTATCGTCGCGAACCGGAAAAAGTGTGTCAGTTGGCAGACTTTGCAATTCGCCATTACTGGCCGCAATGGCAGGAAGAAGCCGATAGGTATCAGCTGTGGTTTAACGATGTTGTCACGCGTACTGCGACGTTGATCGCTGACTGGCAGGCGGTAGGATTTTCGCATGGTGTCATGAATACGGACAACATGTCGATTCTGGGACTGACGATGGATTACGGCCCATTCGGTTTTCTTGATGACTATGTGCCCGATTTTATCTGCAACCACTCGGACAACCAGGGACGATACAGTTTCGATAATCAACCGGCTGCAGCGCTGTGGAACTTGCAACGCCTGGCGCAAACCCTGTCGCCGTTTATCCCGGTCGAGGCGCTCAATGATGCGCTGGAGGGTTACCAACTGGCGCTGTTAACTCGCTACGGTCAGCGCATGCGGCAAAAGCTCGGCTTCTTTAGCGAGCAGAAAGATGACAACGAACTGCTGAGCGAACTGTTTAGTCTGATGGCGCGGGAAAGAAGCGACTATACCCGAACGTTTCGCATGCTCAGCCAAACAGAACAACACAGTGCGCAATCCCCGTTGCGCGATGAATTTATTGACCGTGCAGCATTTGATGACTGGTTTACGCGGTATCGCGCGCGTCTGCAGCAGGACAATATTGCTGATGTTGCCAGACAAACGCAGATGAAGGCGGCGAATCCGGCAATGGTATTACGTAACTGGCTGGCGCAACGGGCCATTAGTCAGGCAGAGCAGGGGGATTACACCGAGCTACATCGGTTGCACCAGGCGTTGCGTACCCCGTTTGTCGATCGCGATGATGATTATGTCAGCCGCCCACCTGACTGGGGAAAACGGCTGGAAGTGAGCTGTTCAAGCTAA
- a CDS encoding heme ABC transporter ATP-binding protein: protein MAEHFTAEGLHYRVAGRTVIDDVSLTLAKGELVALIGPNGAGKSTLLRLLTGYLKPATGRCELASKTLDEWPAQRLSRHRAVMRQQTQLGFDWPVEAVIAMGRAPWTQRPESQIIAKVMEMTGCTPLAGRQYAALSGGEQQRVQLARALAQLWCDGTPRGWLFLDEPTSALDLYHQQHLLRLLKMLTASRELHVCIVLHDLNLAALWADRIVLLHNGRLVSQGTPEAVLQADDLRRWYGAQVHVGQHPANGSPQVFLAP from the coding sequence ATGGCTGAACATTTCACCGCTGAAGGGCTTCATTACCGCGTGGCTGGCCGAACGGTCATTGATGACGTATCACTCACCCTTGCAAAAGGTGAACTGGTGGCGCTCATCGGCCCAAACGGTGCGGGGAAATCCACCCTGCTACGCCTGCTAACCGGTTATCTTAAACCGGCTACCGGGCGCTGCGAACTGGCGAGCAAAACGCTGGATGAATGGCCTGCCCAGAGGCTATCACGGCATCGGGCGGTGATGCGTCAGCAAACGCAGTTGGGATTCGACTGGCCGGTAGAGGCCGTCATCGCGATGGGACGTGCGCCCTGGACCCAACGACCGGAATCCCAAATTATCGCTAAGGTGATGGAAATGACCGGATGCACACCGCTGGCTGGCCGGCAATACGCCGCGCTTTCCGGCGGCGAGCAACAGCGAGTACAGTTGGCCCGAGCGCTGGCGCAGCTTTGGTGTGACGGCACGCCTCGCGGCTGGTTATTTCTTGATGAACCGACCTCTGCGTTGGATCTTTACCACCAGCAGCATCTGTTGCGCTTGCTGAAGATGCTAACCGCTTCACGAGAGCTGCACGTGTGTATTGTGCTTCATGATCTAAACCTCGCCGCACTGTGGGCTGACAGAATAGTGCTGCTGCACAACGGCAGGCTGGTGTCGCAGGGGACGCCGGAGGCCGTATTACAGGCTGATGACCTGAGACGCTGGTATGGCGCTCAGGTACACGTTGGCCAGCATCCGGCCAACGGATCCCCGCAGGTGTTTCTGGCCCCTTAG
- a CDS encoding EAL domain-containing protein encodes MIVSLDTLYHSEFSFLPARSEKGDLEYVDIITSFASAHGDVRIPTELVLPRMTGEEQCRLFSEKLELIETCQHFFIQRKVSAWINLTPAIANTLLSDAKFASQVERFSFLELAINENYPELNNGKENPTLAALAARFPLVLTNYGAGGISTRAIFDGLFKRVVLDKNFVQQRITHISFEPFMRAILAQISPCSESIIISGIDTPEMLARVLPLGFSAIQGGLWPAVPPAQIISLANR; translated from the coding sequence ATGATTGTTTCACTGGATACTCTTTACCATTCAGAGTTCTCTTTTCTCCCTGCGAGAAGCGAAAAAGGCGATCTTGAATACGTCGATATCATCACCAGTTTCGCCAGTGCACATGGGGATGTACGTATACCCACTGAACTGGTCCTACCTCGGATGACGGGTGAAGAACAATGTCGCTTATTTAGCGAAAAACTTGAATTAATCGAAACGTGCCAACACTTTTTTATTCAACGGAAAGTTTCCGCCTGGATTAATTTAACGCCGGCAATTGCTAATACTTTATTATCAGATGCTAAATTTGCTTCACAAGTTGAACGATTTTCATTTCTGGAGCTGGCTATTAATGAAAATTATCCAGAGTTAAATAATGGAAAAGAGAATCCAACGCTGGCTGCATTAGCGGCGCGATTTCCACTCGTTTTAACAAACTATGGTGCTGGCGGCATATCAACCCGGGCCATTTTTGATGGTCTGTTTAAACGTGTCGTGTTGGATAAAAACTTTGTTCAACAAAGGATTACACATATTTCGTTCGAGCCGTTTATGCGGGCGATCCTGGCGCAGATATCTCCTTGCAGTGAGTCAATCATCATCAGCGGTATTGATACACCGGAGATGCTAGCGCGCGTGTTACCTCTGGGATTCAGCGCTATACAGGGAGGATTATGGCCAGCCGTGCCTCCCGCGCAGATAATTTCGCTCGCTAACCGATAA
- a CDS encoding NlpC/P60 family protein: MRFWLLFITALFLAGCSSHRAPAPNARLSDSIAVIAGLNDQLQTWHGTPYRYGGMSRSGVDCSGFVLMTMRDKFDLQLPRDTRTQSKIGTEIDKDDLLPGDLVFFKTGSGESGLHVGIYDTNNQFIHASTSRGVMRSSLDNVYWRKNFWQARRI, translated from the coding sequence ATGCGCTTTTGGCTCCTTTTCATCACAGCATTGTTTTTGGCGGGCTGCAGCAGCCATCGTGCTCCTGCGCCAAACGCTCGCTTGTCGGATTCTATCGCTGTTATCGCCGGTCTTAATGACCAACTGCAAACCTGGCATGGCACACCTTATCGTTATGGCGGCATGAGCCGTAGCGGGGTAGATTGTTCTGGGTTTGTTTTGATGACGATGCGCGACAAATTCGATCTGCAACTCCCGCGTGATACACGCACACAATCGAAAATTGGTACTGAAATCGATAAAGATGATTTACTGCCCGGCGATCTGGTTTTCTTTAAAACTGGCTCCGGGGAAAGTGGTCTGCATGTCGGAATTTACGATACCAATAATCAATTTATTCATGCCTCAACCAGCCGCGGAGTGATGCGCTCATCCCTGGACAACGTTTACTGGCGTAAAAACTTTTGGCAGGCGCGACGTATTTAA
- the btuD gene encoding vitamin B12 ABC transporter ATP-binding protein BtuD, with product MSRLMQLQDVAESTRLGPLSGEIKAGEILHLVGPNGAGKSTLLARMAGLTTGEGSITLGDMPLDEWPSAKLAHYRAYLAQQQNPPFAMPVWHFLTLHQPDKERTDLLQDIADALGLGDKLGRSVNQLSGGEWQRVRLAAVILQICPQSNPLGQLLLLDEPMNSLDVAQQNALDRLLSQLCSQGIAIVMSSHDLNHTLRHAHKAWLLKRGKLLASGSRDAVLTPANLSAAYGVNFRRLDIEGHRMLISTT from the coding sequence ATGTCCCGATTGATGCAGCTACAGGACGTAGCGGAATCGACCCGACTCGGCCCGCTTTCTGGTGAGATAAAAGCAGGCGAGATCCTGCATTTAGTGGGGCCTAACGGGGCAGGAAAGAGCACGTTGTTGGCGCGTATGGCGGGCCTGACGACCGGAGAGGGCAGCATCACCTTGGGTGATATGCCGCTTGACGAATGGCCGTCAGCTAAGCTGGCGCACTACCGTGCCTATCTTGCGCAACAGCAAAATCCACCGTTTGCGATGCCGGTCTGGCATTTTCTGACGCTGCATCAGCCTGACAAAGAGCGCACCGATCTATTACAGGACATCGCCGATGCGCTCGGCCTTGGGGATAAGCTGGGGCGTAGCGTGAATCAACTCTCCGGGGGGGAGTGGCAGCGCGTACGCCTGGCCGCGGTTATCCTGCAGATTTGCCCGCAATCGAATCCATTAGGTCAGCTTTTATTGCTGGATGAGCCGATGAACAGCCTGGACGTGGCGCAACAAAACGCGCTGGACAGGTTGTTAAGTCAGCTGTGTTCGCAGGGGATAGCGATTGTCATGAGTAGCCATGACCTTAATCATACCTTGCGTCATGCGCACAAGGCCTGGCTTCTTAAACGCGGGAAGCTGCTTGCCAGCGGCTCACGGGATGCGGTACTCACGCCGGCTAATTTGTCTGCAGCTTATGGCGTGAACTTCCGTCGTTTGGATATTGAAGGACACAGAATGCTCATATCAACCACTTAA
- the ihfA gene encoding integration host factor subunit alpha, protein MALTKAEMSEYLFDKLGLSKRDAKELVELFFEEIRRALENGEQVKLSGFGNFDLRDKNQRPGRNPKTGEDIPITARRVVTFRPGQKLKSRVENATPKEE, encoded by the coding sequence ATGGCGCTTACAAAAGCTGAAATGTCAGAATATCTGTTTGATAAGCTTGGGCTTAGCAAGCGGGATGCCAAAGAACTGGTCGAGCTGTTTTTCGAAGAGATCCGTCGTGCTCTGGAAAATGGTGAGCAGGTAAAACTCTCTGGTTTTGGTAACTTCGATCTGCGTGATAAGAATCAACGTCCGGGCCGTAACCCGAAAACGGGCGAAGATATTCCCATTACAGCACGGCGCGTGGTGACCTTCAGACCCGGACAGAAGTTAAAAAGCCGGGTCGAAAACGCAACGCCCAAAGAAGAGTGA